The following coding sequences are from one Hippopotamus amphibius kiboko isolate mHipAmp2 chromosome 9, mHipAmp2.hap2, whole genome shotgun sequence window:
- the LOC130829250 gene encoding olfactory receptor 10A3-like gives MKRQNQSFVAEFFLLGFSNFPELQGQLFQVFLVIYLVTLMGNATIIVIISLEQSLHVPMYLFLLNLSVVDVSFSAVIMPEMLVVFSSEKTTITFAGCFVQMYFILLFGGTECFLLGAMAYDRFTAICHPLSYPMIMNKRVFMKLVIYSWVSGIMVTTVQTSWVFSFPFCGPNEINHISCETPAVLELACADTFWFEIYAFTGTVLIVMVPFLLILLSYIRILFAILRMPSTTGRQKAFSTCASHLTSVTLFYGTANMTYLQPKSGYSPETKKLMSLSYSLLTPLLNPLIYSLRNSELKRAVMKLWRRKVDLHTF, from the coding sequence atgaaaagacaaaatcaaaGCTTTGTGGCTGAATTCTTCCTCCTGGGCTTTTCTAACTTTCCTGAACTCCAAGGGCAGCTCTTCCAGGTGTTCTTGGTTATTTACCTGGTGACTCTGATGGGAAATGCCACCATCATAGTCATCATCTCCCTGGAGCAGAGCCTCCACGTTCCCATGTACTTGTTTCTCCTGAACTTGTCTGTGGTGGACGTGAGTTTCAGTGCAGTCATCATGCCTGAAATGCTGGTGGTCTTCTCCAGTGAAAAAACTACGATCACTTTTGCAGGCTGTTTTGTGCAGATGTATTTCATACTTCTTTTTGGTGGGACTGAATGTTTTCTTCTGGGGGCAATGGCTTATGACCGATTTACTGCAATCTGCCATCCTCTGAGCTACCCAATGATTATGAATAAAAGGGTTTTCATGAAATTAGTTATATACTCATGGGTCTCAGGGATCATGGTGACTACTGTGCAGACCTCATGGGTTTTTAGTTTTCCCTTTTGTGGCCCCAATGAAATTAATCATATCTCTTGTGAAACTCCAGCAGTGCTAGAACTTGCATGTGCAGACACCTTTTGGTTTGAAATCTATGCGTTCACTGGCACCGTTTTGATTGTTATGGTTCCCTTCTTGTTGATACTTTTGTCTTACATTCGAATTCTCTTTGCCATCCTGAGGATGCCATCAACCACTGGGAGGCAAAAGGCCTTTTCCACCTGTGCCTCCCACCTCACGTCTGTCACCCTCTTCTATGGCACAGCCAATATGACTTACTTACAACCCAAATCTGGCTACTCCCCAGAAACCAAGAAGCTGATGTCCTTGTCTTACTCACTTCTGACACCTCTGCTGAATCCACTGATCTACAGCTTGCGAAACAGTGAGCTGAAAAGAGCTGTGATGAAATTATGGCGAAGAAAAGTGGATTTACATACATTCTGA
- the LOC130829311 gene encoding olfactory receptor 10A6-like produces MKRQNQSSVVEFILLGFSDFPELQGQLFGIFLVVHLVTLMGNATTIVIISLEQSLHVPLYLFLLNLSVVDVSFSAVIMPEMLVVFSSEKTSISFVMCFAQMYFILLFGGTECFLLGAMAYDRFAAICHPLSYPTIMNKRIFMKLVICSWVLGFMLGTVQTSGVFSFPFCGHNEINHISCETPAVLELACADTFWFEIYAFTGTVLIIMVPFLLILLSYVRILFAILRMPSTTGRQKAFSTCASHLTSVTLFYGTASMTYLQPKSGYSPETKKLMSLSYSLLTPLLNPLIYSLRNSELKRAVMKLWRRKVDLHTF; encoded by the coding sequence atgaaaaggcaaaatcaaAGCTCTGTGGTTGAATTCATCCTCTTGGGCTTTTCTGACTTCCCTGAACTCCAAGGGCAGCTCTTTGGGATTTTCTTGGTTGTTCACCTGGTGACTCTGATGGGAAATGCCACCACTATAGTCATCATCTCCCTGGAACAGAGCCTCCACGTCCCTTTGTACCTGTTTCTCCTGAACCTGTCTGTGGTGGATGTGAGTTTCAGTGCAGTCATCATGCCTGAAATGCTGGTGGTTTTCTCCAGTGAAAAAACGTCAATTTCATTTGTGATGTGTTTTGCACagatgtattttattcttctttttggtGGAACTGAATGTTTTCTTCTGGGGGCAATGGCTTATGACCGATTTGCTGCAATCTGCCATCCTCTGAGCTACCCCACGATTATGAACAAAAGAATTTTCATGAAATTAGTGATATGCTCATGGGTCTTGGGTTTCATGTTAGGTACTGTACAAACATCAGGGGTTTTTAGTTTTCCCTTTTGTGGACACAATGAAATTAATCATATCTCTTGTGAAACTCCAGCAGTGCTAGAGCTTGCATGTGCAGACACCTTTTGGTTTGAAATCTACGCATTCACTGGCACCGTTTTGATTATCATGGTTCCTTTCTTGTTGATACTCTTGTCTTATGTTCGAATTCTCTTTGCCATCCTGAGGATGCCATCAACCACTGGGAGGCAAAAGGCCTTTTCCACCTGTGCCTCCCACCTCACGTCTGTCACCCTCTTCTATGGCACAGCCAGTATGACTTACTTACAACCCAAATCTGGCTACTCCCCAGAAACCAAGAAGCTGATGTCCTTGTCTTACTCACTTCTGACACCTCTGCTGAATCCACTGATCTACAGCTTGCGAAACAGTGAGCTGAAAAGAGCTGTGATGAAATTATGGCGAAGAAAAGTGGATTTACATACATTCTGA